The window AATAGTAGGCTGGTTGAAACTACTCGTTCATTCACAAAAATGGAATACTCAATCTGGACAGGTGAGTATTGATCAATTAACCAAGCTTGATAGTAAAGAAATTTTATTGCAAACTACCTACCAAAGACGAAATGGTATAAAATAGTAAATGTTCACATGTCGAAAGGGGGGCGGGATCATGTTTCCGAATTTACAAACAGAACGATTGATTTTAAGAGAAATTGAACTTCAAGATGCAGAGTATCTTTTTAAAATTTTTTCAGACGATGAAGTAACAAAATACTACGGAATGAAGACGTTTGAAAAGTTGGAACAAGCTGAAAAGTTAATTGAGGCATTTGCAATCGGTTTAAAAGAAAAAAAGGGAATCCGTTGGGGGATTGAAAGAAAAGGAACACCCGGAATTATCGGGACAATTGGCTTTAACTTATGGTCACCTGCACATAGGCGGGCAGAGGTTGGCTATGAGGTTCATCCTGATTTTTGGAGAACAGGCTACACATCGGAAGCATTAAAGAAAATAGTCGAATACGGTTTTCAGGAAATGAGGCTGACGCGTATAGGGGCGGTAGTTTTTCTAGAAAATGAAGCGTCAAATCAGTTGTTGATGAAACAAGGGTTTGAAAAAGAAGGACTGCTGAAAAACTATATGTATCAAAATAATAATGCCTATGATGTCAATATTTATTCAAAAGTTCTAGGAATAGATGATTTGCGAAAAAAAGCTTTCGATTCATTCTAATGAGAGAATATAACTGAATTTCCAAAATAAAAACGTATTCGCTTTTGATGAATACGTTTTTATAATTTAAACAACTTAAATTAAGCTGTTGTTGGAATTTGTAATGCCATTGCTGGTCCGAAAAATTCATAATGGATTTTTTCAGAGGCAACACCAAGTGCAACTAATTGCTCGATAACGGCTTCCATGAATGGTGAAGGACCACATACATAAACTTCAGAATCCGAAGTTAAGAATGGCTCAATTATTGCTTTTGTAACATAGCCTTCCGTATCGCTATAAATTGCTTTATACATACCATCTAACTGTGCAATTTTTTCCTCGATTGTTTCTTTAAACGCAGCTACGTTTTCGTTACGTGCACATTGAATGAACGAAGCTTTGCGACCTTGCATTGTATTTAACATACTTTGTAATGGGGTTACACCTACACCACCACTGATAAATAATACAGAGTTATCATTTTCCACTAATGTGAACACACCCGCTGGAGCACTCACTTCTATACCTAAACCAACTTCAGATGCATGTAAGAAGTTCGATACAACACCATTTGGATTATTATCATCTTCACGTTTTACAGAAATACGGTAATACTCTTCTGTGCCCTCTGTAATTGTATATTGGCGGTTCATTAAGAACTCTTCACCTGGTACTTGTACGCGGATGCTAATATATTGACCAGCTGTGAAAGCAGGAAGTATTACACCGTCAGCAGGCCGTAAATAAAATGATGTAACAGATTCGCTTTCATCTACTTTTTTAGCTATTGTAAACGCTTTAAATAAACGCCAGCCGCCTACATTTTCAGTTGCTTTGTATAAATCTTCTTCAACAGAAATAAATACGTCCGCAATAACTCCGTAAGCTTGTGCCCATGCATCAATAATTTCATCTGTCGCTGCGTCACCTAATACTTCTTTAATGGCAGCTAATAAATATTTTCCGACAATTGGATAATGCTCAGGTAAAATACCTAAACTACGGTGTTTGTGCGCAATTTGAACGACAGCAGGCACGATTGCTTCTAAATTTTCAATGTGTACGGCCGCTGCATAAACAGTATTTGCTAAAGCTGTTTGTTGGCGATCCTTCTTTTGGTTCGTGTGATTAAAAATGTTTAGTAACGCAGGATTATCATTAAATAAGTTCGAGTAAAAAGTTTTTGTAATGGCTACTCCGTGTACTTCCAATACCGGAACAGTGGCTTTAATCGTTTCAATTGTTTGTTTTGTTAACATGTTTGAACACGTCCCTTCGCAATCAATATACGACTAATTATAATTCAAAGCAATATATAAAATACATCTTTAACAAAACAGACACAAACATGTATGGGAAATACATGTTTAACAAAATAGACACAAACTTATATATAAAATACTTTTTTAAATTAAGCGATTGTAGTCGAACTTTCGGAAGGAAATGTTATACTAATACATAGAAAGTTGGTGGAACACGTGCGCTTAACAGTTTATACGGATTATTCTTTACGTACGCTTATGTATTTAGGCGTGCGAGGTCAAGAGCATTTAGCGACGATTCAAGAAATTGCAGATGCCTATCAAATTTCAAAAAACCATTTAATGAAGGTAACGTATGATTTAGGGCAGCTTGGCTACATTGAAACGATTCGCGGACGCGGTGGCGGGATTCGATTAGCAATGGCTCCTGAAGAAATAAACATTGGCGGGGTCGTAAGAAAAACGGAAGAGGACTTTCATCTCGTGGAATGCTTCAATCCAGAAAGTAACTTATGTAAAATCTCGGCAGAATGTCAGCTTAAAGGTGCATTGAATGAAGCGTTAAAAGCCTATATTGCGGTGTTAGATTCTTACACATTGGCCGATGTCATAACAACAAAAGATGCGCTCGCCAATTTATTTGGCATAACGAGAAACTAGTAAACGGATAATTGTTTACTAGTTTTTTTAATAAATAAAATGATAATCTTCTTATTATAATAGCGTATAGGTACATTAGCTAAAAATATTATACCTAAATTGTGTATATTTGCTAAAAATTAGGAAATTGTCTATATATCAATAGAAATTTACTCTGTTAAGTAAAAGTGAAGTTCGATAAAATAGAAGTTGTGAAACAATAGGTGGTGGATACGTGAAAAAAACAATCTTTATTACAGGGGCAACAAGTGGAATTGGGCTAGAAATGACGAAGCAATTGATTGCACAAGGTCATACCGTTTTTGCAACAGGTCGCAATCAGAGTGCACTAAAATCGTTGGAACATCTAGGGGCGGTGGCAATTCAAGCAGACTTACGAAATGTGGTGGATATTGACCGTGTCGTTGCCTTATTACCGGCAATTGATGTCGCTATTTTAAATGCAGGAATCGGCTATTTTGCGAGCGCGTTTGATTTGTTGGATGAAGAAGTAGATCAAATGCTAGAGCTTAATGTAAAAGCTCCCATTTATTTAGCAAAACGTTTATCTGCTCAGATGATGGAGCGAAATAGTGGGCATTTTATTTTCATCGGATCACAAGCAGGAAAAGTGGCAACAAAAAAAGCAAGTGTTTATGCAGCAAGTAAGCACGCCATTACCGGGTTCGTCAATGGATTACGCTTGGAGCTTGCTGAATATAAGATTGCTGTTACAGGCATTTACCCAGGGCCAATTGATACGCCATTTTTACAAAATGCGGATGCGACAAACGCTTATCGAGATGCCATTAGTAAGTTTCTAATTCAGCCAAGTAAAGTGGCTAGTGAAGTCGTTAAAGCAATTGAAACGAAGCCACGAGAAGTCAATTTACCGCGCATATTAGGAATCACAAGTAAAATGTATGCGGTCGCACCAAAAGTTGTGGAATTTTTCGGTAGTGGTTTTTTCAATAAAAAATAATAGGCAATTCAACAATCAGATTATTTTTTAAAATCAAATCATTAATAGGATACATAGTATACATGATGTAGTAACTTACTTATGAATCAAAAATGAGCTCTATTGAATAGGTGTCATTGTAAATCTCGTAATCTTCCACTTGATGTTTACAAAAGTGATGTTCTTGGGCAAGAGTAATACGAATAAATTTAATGAGAGAAGGTAAATGACGAAATGAAAAAAAGCGTTATGATCGGAATTATTGTGGCAATGCTTGCAATTGGTGGAGGAGCAACAGCCTTTTTCATCTTTAACAAATCGGGTAAGCAACAATATTTCCTTGCAGAAACAAAAACAATGGAAAAATCAATCGAGCTTTTCCAGGAGAAGTATGCAAATGAATATGAATGGTATGATAAGTCGAAAAATGACAAGACAGAATACGTGATGGATGTTTCCGCAAGCCCAGGGGAAAGTATGATGGCATTTTTAGATCCACAAATGCTTGATATTATTGAAAATTCTTCAATAAAACTTACGACTCAATCGGATATGAAAAAAGGCGAAATAATTGCAAATCTGGATGCAAAAGTGATGGATGTTGAATTTAACGATTTTATCATGTACTTAACGGCTGAAAAATTATTAATGTCCGTTCCATTTTTAAAAGACACAATTCAATTGAATGACAAAGATTTCGGAAAAGTGATGCGTATGGTGGATCCAAGCTATGAAGGTACCGAAACATTAGGGCTTGATCAAATGACAGGCAAAAATACATTATACTCAGATGAAATGGCGGAGTATTTGAAAACGGAATATTTGAAGTATTTCTATGAGGAGCTTCCTGAAGAAGCCTTTACAGTAGGCAATAAGGAAGAAGTAAAAATTGGTGAGAAAAAGCTAACTGGTGAAAAGGTTACAATGAAATTGACGGAGCAACAAGTGAAAGATCTTTTCGTTAATGTACTGGAAAAAGCGAAAAAGGATGACAAATTAGAGGAACTAATTAAAGGATTATATGAGCAAAGTACAGGAATGGCCATGACAACATTAGATATTGATTTCTCAAAAGAGATGGATACGGCTATTGATGAAATGATTCAAGGAATTAAAGATTCAAGCATTCCAAATGGTTTAACTTCGGAAATTTGGCATCAAAAAGATTTAATTGTTCAACGTCATTTTGAAATGAAAGTTGAAGAGGAAACAATCGTTATTGATGGCAAACAATCAATAGATGATGCAAAACAAATTTTTGAATATGAGATTGGCGATAAAACAGATAAAGTAAGTATTTCAGGCGATCTATCTTGGAAAGACCAAAAAGCGTTAGATACAATCACTGTGAAAGTTGATGGTGATGAGTCATTCCTACAATATAAAGGTGATGAATCACTAAAAGGCGATACACGTACGTTTTCAAGAACAATTTCGTTTGAAGATGGTTATTCAATCTACGCGATGGATTGGTCAGGGGAAGCAACACATGAAAAGGATCAAATGAAAGGGGATCATCAGTTTGCCATTTCGATGGATGAGAGCGAGCTATTAGGCTTAAATATCAATCAAACGGCAAAAGTGATTAAAGAAGTGAAATTTGATGCGGGCGAAAACGTAATCAATATTGGTGAAATGGACCAAGAAGCTTTCGATCAGTATATTAATGAAACATTATATGGGCAAGCAGAAAAGTGGTTCACTGTAAAATTTATGGAATTTGATAATCTTTTCAATTAACGAAATCAGGTGATGACGATGAAAAACCTTGTATTTTTCACACATCAATACTTGAAACAAATGAAGAAGAAGTGGTGGAAACTGCTTCTTCTTTTCGTGTTTCCATTGATATTTATCGCACTTTCCTTTGTGGCCATGACATCACTATTTGCGCATAGCGAACAACAAAAAATGTCGATTGCCATTGTCAATGAAGATTCTTCAAATGAGAGTCAGCTTTTGACACAACTGATTGTGACGGTTTTGAAAGAAAATACATATGTACATGCCGAACTCCTTTCAATGGAAGAAGCCGAAGCGAGGATGAAACAAAATGAAAGTACCGCCGCGATTATTTTCCCAATGAATTTCGCCGCAGATTTATATGAAGGGACTTCTGTAAAGCTTAACGTGCTCGGCAATCCACAGGAAAAAACGCAAAGCTTGGTGGTCAATGAACTCGTAGAAACCATTGCCCGTTATATTGCATCTGCGCAGGCGAATATTTTGACGGTGTATCATTATGCGCAAGAGACATCGATTTCACCGGAAGAGTTGGAAAGCTTAAAACTGGAGCTATTAATGGATTTTACATTTTATACAATGGGGAAAAGCAAAATTTTACGCGAACATGAATGGGTATTGCTGCCATTTGAAAATCCATTGCATTATTATTCATTCGCCATTTTATTTTGTTTAACAATCATTTGGTCGATTTTGCTATTCGTATTTTTATCGAAGCAAACATCAAAAAGCTTACAAGTACGTCTGAAGTTGTTTGGTGTTGCATTTTGGCAGGAGCATGTCGCGCGTATTTTCACGACATTTATGACGGTGCTCATTATCTCAAGTATCCTTTTTGTTATCGGACTTTCACAATTAGATATAAATTATTTTGCACTTGATTACATGAGAATCTTCTTATTTGTCAGCTTGCTCATATTGCTTACGCTCGTCTTATGCGCCATTTTTGATGTTGTTTTCCATTCTGATAAAGTGAAGCTACTCATCTCGTTATTTTTATGCGCGTTTCTCATTGCTGTGAGTGGGGCGGTTTTTCCGACGATTTATTTCCCCTATAGCTTACAACAAATGTTCCCGTATTTTTATACGTATGATAGTTGGAAATGGTTGACGGAGCTTATTTTTGAAGAACGTAACTTTGCATCCTATACAAAAAGCGGGTTTATGCTCGCCTTAGCACTCATCGTTTATAGTAGTCTCCTATATGTAAAGGGGAGGTTCGCGCGTTGAAAATATTCCTATATACAAGAATGCTGCTATTGAAAAAGCAGGCATTTTCTACGTTAATCTGGCTCGTAATGCCACTTGTTTTAACGATTGTGCTCGTCCAGTGGATGACTGATGTTATCGAGGATGGGCAAATTCCAATCGCCATAGTGGATGAAGACAACAGTGAGCTGTCAAAAGCATTTATTCAGGAGCTACAGCTAATCGACCCTTTAAACATTCAGGTAATGAGCAAGCAAAAAGCGCTGTACGCATTAGAAAAAAATCAGATGGATAGCGTATTTATTGTCAAGCGCAATTTTGAAAAACAATTGCGAAATAATAAACGAAATTATTTAATTGATGCTTATTCAACGAACCGGTCGTATTTTTACTTTGCGGTAAAAGAAAATATTAGTTCTCTTGCACAGCGCAAAGCGACGCAAGCAAAAGCAGCTCATGAAGTGAAAAATTTACTCAACAAATATAATAGTGATATTCACTGGTCGTTTGATGAAATCGTGGTGGAAGGTCAACAGCGTGAAGAACGCTATGAATTATTGACTGTTAATTTTTCCTTTTATAATAAATCTTCTACCCCTACTGAAAAAGATGTTTTACTGACTCCGTGGGGCATTTGGGCCTTTTTTACGCTCATTTCAACCTTTTATTTATTGGATTGGATCATAAAAGAATCCAATCATCCGGTCGTCGTGCGCTGGTTACAAACAAAAATATCTTATATCACTTTTTTTTTCAGTACATTAGGTGTCTATTTCTTGATTATGCTAGGTATGGATTTTTTGACATATCAATTATTAGAAACGCAATTTGTATGGTCTGAATTTTTAGCGATTGTCGTTTTTCGATTAAGTTGTGTTGCACTGGCTCTATTTGTCGCAGTACATATGAAAAATACGCTGGGCTATTATTTCATCACACCTATACTTACGTTACTACTCGCATTTCTTGGTGGTGCATTCATCCCAATAGAATCACTTGTTGTGAAATGGCCAATCTTGAGCGAGTTGAGCCCTGTTTATGCATTATTACAATGGGATGTTTCGCTCAGTTGGAGTTTTTTCATAGTGCTATTATGCATTTATGTGTATCGAAAGGAGTCGAGCCGTTTTGCTTGAAGTGAAAAATATTTCAAAAAGTTATCGGAGTCATGAAATTTTACAAAATGTTTCGATGCATATTTCGCGCGGTGAAGTAGTGGGGCTTGTCGGACAAAATGGCGCAGGGAAATCAACTCTTTTGCAGATTGTTGCAACAGCAATGAGCGCAAATTCCGGCGAGTTAATGCTAAATTCACTTTCCTATAAAGACAATTTAAAGGTTATACGTCGTCAAATCGGCTTTGTTCCACAAGAGGTCGCATTGTGGGAGCATATGACAGTTCGGGAAAATATGCTGTTTTTTGCCAAGCTCAGCTGGACAAAATTATCCGAGGAGCAATGCCGCGCAATTTGTTTAAATATGCAATTGCATGAATGGGATAAACAAGTAAGTGCATTATCCGGCGGCATGAAACGCAAGCTCAATATTGCATTAAGCCTTATTGATGATCCACAGCTCCTTATATTAGATGAGCCGACAGTAGGCATTGATTTAAAATCCAAAACGGAAATTGTGCGCTTCCTTATGCAGCAAGCAAAGGAGCACCAAAAAATGATTCTTTACACGTCTCATGATATGGAGGAAATTACGACCTACTGTGATCGGGTCTATATAATGGGAGAGGACTCATTTTACTATGAGTATTTACAGGGAAAGGGTATTTTTATTGAAAAAATGTAAAATTAACCTAATGGGTATGCTAGGCTAAATTAAGCATGAACGGACAAATTTTAGAAAAAAGCGACTTAAACGAGTATTCTGAAACATCTTGAAGTAGTAGTTTTCAGACATGGTGAAAAAGTCTAAAATTTTATATAAATACAGTTGCGTTTATTTTTATTCCATGTTACTATTCGTGTATAAAGTTTTATATAAATGTATAAACATACATAAAAGTTGGAGGCGATTTACATGGCAAACAAAAAAGTAGTGCTAGCATATTCAGGTGGCCTTGAT is drawn from Solibacillus sp. R5-41 and contains these coding sequences:
- a CDS encoding GNAT family N-acetyltransferase → MFPNLQTERLILREIELQDAEYLFKIFSDDEVTKYYGMKTFEKLEQAEKLIEAFAIGLKEKKGIRWGIERKGTPGIIGTIGFNLWSPAHRRAEVGYEVHPDFWRTGYTSEALKKIVEYGFQEMRLTRIGAVVFLENEASNQLLMKQGFEKEGLLKNYMYQNNNAYDVNIYSKVLGIDDLRKKAFDSF
- a CDS encoding Rrf2 family transcriptional regulator — protein: MRLTVYTDYSLRTLMYLGVRGQEHLATIQEIADAYQISKNHLMKVTYDLGQLGYIETIRGRGGGIRLAMAPEEINIGGVVRKTEEDFHLVECFNPESNLCKISAECQLKGALNEALKAYIAVLDSYTLADVITTKDALANLFGITRN
- the hmpA gene encoding NO-inducible flavohemoprotein: MLTKQTIETIKATVPVLEVHGVAITKTFYSNLFNDNPALLNIFNHTNQKKDRQQTALANTVYAAAVHIENLEAIVPAVVQIAHKHRSLGILPEHYPIVGKYLLAAIKEVLGDAATDEIIDAWAQAYGVIADVFISVEEDLYKATENVGGWRLFKAFTIAKKVDESESVTSFYLRPADGVILPAFTAGQYISIRVQVPGEEFLMNRQYTITEGTEEYYRISVKREDDNNPNGVVSNFLHASEVGLGIEVSAPAGVFTLVENDNSVLFISGGVGVTPLQSMLNTMQGRKASFIQCARNENVAAFKETIEEKIAQLDGMYKAIYSDTEGYVTKAIIEPFLTSDSEVYVCGPSPFMEAVIEQLVALGVASEKIHYEFFGPAMALQIPTTA
- a CDS encoding DUF6583 family protein, translating into MKKSVMIGIIVAMLAIGGGATAFFIFNKSGKQQYFLAETKTMEKSIELFQEKYANEYEWYDKSKNDKTEYVMDVSASPGESMMAFLDPQMLDIIENSSIKLTTQSDMKKGEIIANLDAKVMDVEFNDFIMYLTAEKLLMSVPFLKDTIQLNDKDFGKVMRMVDPSYEGTETLGLDQMTGKNTLYSDEMAEYLKTEYLKYFYEELPEEAFTVGNKEEVKIGEKKLTGEKVTMKLTEQQVKDLFVNVLEKAKKDDKLEELIKGLYEQSTGMAMTTLDIDFSKEMDTAIDEMIQGIKDSSIPNGLTSEIWHQKDLIVQRHFEMKVEEETIVIDGKQSIDDAKQIFEYEIGDKTDKVSISGDLSWKDQKALDTITVKVDGDESFLQYKGDESLKGDTRTFSRTISFEDGYSIYAMDWSGEATHEKDQMKGDHQFAISMDESELLGLNINQTAKVIKEVKFDAGENVINIGEMDQEAFDQYINETLYGQAEKWFTVKFMEFDNLFN
- a CDS encoding ABC transporter permease codes for the protein MKIFLYTRMLLLKKQAFSTLIWLVMPLVLTIVLVQWMTDVIEDGQIPIAIVDEDNSELSKAFIQELQLIDPLNIQVMSKQKALYALEKNQMDSVFIVKRNFEKQLRNNKRNYLIDAYSTNRSYFYFAVKENISSLAQRKATQAKAAHEVKNLLNKYNSDIHWSFDEIVVEGQQREERYELLTVNFSFYNKSSTPTEKDVLLTPWGIWAFFTLISTFYLLDWIIKESNHPVVVRWLQTKISYITFFFSTLGVYFLIMLGMDFLTYQLLETQFVWSEFLAIVVFRLSCVALALFVAVHMKNTLGYYFITPILTLLLAFLGGAFIPIESLVVKWPILSELSPVYALLQWDVSLSWSFFIVLLCIYVYRKESSRFA
- a CDS encoding SDR family oxidoreductase, whose product is MKKTIFITGATSGIGLEMTKQLIAQGHTVFATGRNQSALKSLEHLGAVAIQADLRNVVDIDRVVALLPAIDVAILNAGIGYFASAFDLLDEEVDQMLELNVKAPIYLAKRLSAQMMERNSGHFIFIGSQAGKVATKKASVYAASKHAITGFVNGLRLELAEYKIAVTGIYPGPIDTPFLQNADATNAYRDAISKFLIQPSKVASEVVKAIETKPREVNLPRILGITSKMYAVAPKVVEFFGSGFFNKK
- a CDS encoding ABC transporter ATP-binding protein; translated protein: MKNISKSYRSHEILQNVSMHISRGEVVGLVGQNGAGKSTLLQIVATAMSANSGELMLNSLSYKDNLKVIRRQIGFVPQEVALWEHMTVRENMLFFAKLSWTKLSEEQCRAICLNMQLHEWDKQVSALSGGMKRKLNIALSLIDDPQLLILDEPTVGIDLKSKTEIVRFLMQQAKEHQKMILYTSHDMEEITTYCDRVYIMGEDSFYYEYLQGKGIFIEKM
- a CDS encoding ABC transporter permease → MKNLVFFTHQYLKQMKKKWWKLLLLFVFPLIFIALSFVAMTSLFAHSEQQKMSIAIVNEDSSNESQLLTQLIVTVLKENTYVHAELLSMEEAEARMKQNESTAAIIFPMNFAADLYEGTSVKLNVLGNPQEKTQSLVVNELVETIARYIASAQANILTVYHYAQETSISPEELESLKLELLMDFTFYTMGKSKILREHEWVLLPFENPLHYYSFAILFCLTIIWSILLFVFLSKQTSKSLQVRLKLFGVAFWQEHVARIFTTFMTVLIISSILFVIGLSQLDINYFALDYMRIFLFVSLLILLTLVLCAIFDVVFHSDKVKLLISLFLCAFLIAVSGAVFPTIYFPYSLQQMFPYFYTYDSWKWLTELIFEERNFASYTKSGFMLALALIVYSSLLYVKGRFAR